From one Solanum stenotomum isolate F172 chromosome 12, ASM1918654v1, whole genome shotgun sequence genomic stretch:
- the LOC125848017 gene encoding uncharacterized protein LOC125848017, producing MSRILHKIEEKLHIHHKHGDDDIPAAQNKPQEITPVINEESNVDKKEDDVDDHKKRHLVKKVGKIAKKLLQGHNKTSREEGYEGEEEEEEVEMEEGGFEFELNFDF from the coding sequence ATGTCAAGAATTTTGCACAAAATTGAGGAGAAGCTTCACATACACCACAAACATGGAGATGATGATATTCCTGCAGCACAAAACAAGCCACAAGAAATTACCCCTGTGATTAATGAGGAAAGCAATGTAGATAAAAAGGAGGACGACGTTGATGATCATAAGAAAAGGCATTTGGTGAAAAAAGTTGGGAAAATTGCGAAAAAATTGTTACAGGGTCATAACAAAACCTCCAGGGAGGAAGGCTACGAAggagaggaggaggaagaagaagtagAAATGGAAGAAGGTGGTTTTGAATTTGAACTCAATTTcgacttttga
- the LOC125848020 gene encoding uncharacterized protein LOC125848020 isoform X2, translated as MASSTVNRWLRPEVYPLFAAVGVAVGICGFQLVRNVCINPEVRVTKENRAAGVLENFSEGEKYAEHTLRKFVRNRSPEIMPSINGFFSDPK; from the exons ATGGCTTCCTCCACCGTTAACCGATGGCTGAGGCCCGAG GTGTATCCACTATTTGCAGCCGTAGGAGTAGCTGTTGGGATTTGTGGGTTTCAATTGGTTcgcaatgtctgtatcaatcctGAAGTCAG GGTGACCAAGGAAAACAGGGCAGCAGGAGTGTTGGAGAACTTTTCAGAAGGGGAGAAATATGCAGAACACACTCTGAGGAAGTTCGTTCGTAACAGGTCTCCAGAGATCATGCCATCTATCAATGGCTTCTTCAGCGACCCCAAGTGA